The following coding sequences are from one Capsicum annuum cultivar UCD-10X-F1 chromosome 3, UCD10Xv1.1, whole genome shotgun sequence window:
- the LOC107852272 gene encoding polypyrimidine tract-binding protein homolog 3 isoform X3, with translation MPDPSKVIHVRNVGHEISENDLLQLFQPFGVITKLVMLRAKNQALLQMQDVPSAVKALQFYSNVQPSIRGRNVYVQFSSHQELTTMDQNAQGRGDEPNRILLVTIHHMLYPITVDVLQQVFSPHGFVEKIVTFQKSAGFQALIQYQVQQSAVSARNSLQGRNIYDGCCQLDIQFSNLDELQVNLNNERSRDFTDPNPPSEQKGKSSQQRYGDMYPFQGSGAHAGGFPQMGNTEAIAAAFAGGLPPGISGTNDRCTILVSNLNSDRINGDRLFNLCSLYGNIVRIKILRNKPDHALVQMGDGFQAELAVHFLKGAMLFGKRLEVNFSKHANITTGPDTHDYSNSNLNRFNRNAAKNYRYCCSPTKMIHLSSLPQDVTEAEIVAHLEEHGPIINSKLFEMNGKQQALVLFEKEEQATEALVWKNATSLGSSTIRISFSQLQSI, from the exons ATGCCTGATCCTTCAAAGGTCATTCATGTTCGCAATGTGGGCCATGAAATCTCGGAG AATGACTTGCTTCAACTATTCCAACCATTTGGCGTCATTACCAAACTTGTAATGCTTAGGGCAAAAAATCAG GCCCTCTTGCAAATGCAAGATGTCCCTTCAGCTGTAAAGGCATTGCAATTCTACTCTAATGTTCAACCCAGCATAAG GGGGAGGAATGTTTATGTTCAGTTCTCATCTCACCAAGAACTGACAACTATGGATCAAAATGCACAAGGCCGTGGAGATGAG CCTAATCGAATTCTCTTAGTCACAATACATCACATGCTATACCCTATAACCGTGGATGTGCTGCAGCAAGTGTTTTCTCCACATGGATTTGTAGAGAAGATTGTCACATTTCAGAAGTCGGCTG GTTTTCAAGCTTTAATCCAGTATCAAGTACAACAGAGTGCTGTTTCTGCAAGGAACTCACTTCAG GGACGTAATATATATGACGGCTGCTGTCAGCTTGACATACAGTTCTCTAA CCTAGATGAATTGCAAGTGAACTTAAATAATGAACGTTCAAG GGATTTCACTGACCCAAATCCACCATCAGAACAGAAGGGGAAATCTTCTCAA CAAAGATATGGAGACATGTACCCCTTCCAAGGTTCTGGAGCTCATGCAG GTGGATTTCCTCAG ATGGGAAACACTGAAGCAATTGCAGCTGCGTTTGCTGGTGGTTTGCCACCTGGAATTAGTGGGACAAATGACAGATGTACTATTCTTGTTTCTAATTTAAATTCAGAT AGAATAAATGGGGACAGACTTTTTAATCTGTGCTCCCTTTACGGGAATATTGTCAGAATTAAGATTCTGCGCAATAAGCCAGATCATGCTCTGGTTCAGATGGGTGATGGGTTCCAGGCGGAGTTGGCTGTTCACTTTTTGAAG GGTGCCATGTTATTTGGAAAGCGTCTGGAAGTCAACTTCTCAAAGCACGCCAATATTACTACAGGACCGGACACACATGACTactcaaattcaaatctcaacCGCTTTAACCGTAATGCTGCTAAAAACTACAGATACTGCTGCTCCCCTACCAAGATGATCCACCTATCCTCCTTGCCCCAGGATGTAACGGAGGCAGAGATTGTGGCACATTTGGAGGAGCATGGTCCCATTATCAATAGTAAGCTTTTTGAAATGAATGGAAAACAGCAGGCTCTTGTTCTTTTTGAAAAGGAGGAGCAGGC
- the LOC107852272 gene encoding polypyrimidine tract-binding protein homolog 3 isoform X2: MLFDWVLIYLCSQVWHSASRISAILGCYLQVSYQEVRIQRAKGLGKKKKKKGSPVVHQTLVPHHRSLSTSSPFPPFLKVIKMPDPSKVIHVRNVGHEISENDLLQLFQPFGVITKLVMLRAKNQALLQMQDVPSAVKALQFYSNVQPSIRGRNVYVQFSSHQELTTMDQNAQGRGDEPNRILLVTIHHMLYPITVDVLQQVFSPHGFVEKIVTFQKSAGFQALIQYQVQQSAVSARNSLQGRNIYDGCCQLDIQFSNLDELQVNLNNERSRDFTDPNPPSEQKGKSSQQRYGDMYPFQGSGAHAGGFPQRINGDRLFNLCSLYGNIVRIKILRNKPDHALVQMGDGFQAELAVHFLKGAMLFGKRLEVNFSKHANITTGPDTHDYSNSNLNRFNRNAAKNYRYCCSPTKMIHLSSLPQDVTEAEIVAHLEEHGPIINSKLFEMNGKQQALVLFEKEEQATEALVWKNATSLGSSTIRISFSQLQSI, translated from the exons ATGTTATTTGATtgggttttaatttatttgtgcaGTCAAGTGTGGCACAGTGCCAGTCGCATCTCTGCAATCTTGGGGTGTTATCTGCAAGTTTCTTATCAAGAAGTTCGGATCCAACGTGCAAAAGGgcttggaaaaaaaaaaaaaaaaaaaggttcccCAGTCGTACATCAAACCCTAGTTCCCCATCACCGCTCTCTCTCTACCTCCTCCCCCTTTCCTCCCTTTCTGAAG GTAATAAAAATGCCTGATCCTTCAAAGGTCATTCATGTTCGCAATGTGGGCCATGAAATCTCGGAG AATGACTTGCTTCAACTATTCCAACCATTTGGCGTCATTACCAAACTTGTAATGCTTAGGGCAAAAAATCAG GCCCTCTTGCAAATGCAAGATGTCCCTTCAGCTGTAAAGGCATTGCAATTCTACTCTAATGTTCAACCCAGCATAAG GGGGAGGAATGTTTATGTTCAGTTCTCATCTCACCAAGAACTGACAACTATGGATCAAAATGCACAAGGCCGTGGAGATGAG CCTAATCGAATTCTCTTAGTCACAATACATCACATGCTATACCCTATAACCGTGGATGTGCTGCAGCAAGTGTTTTCTCCACATGGATTTGTAGAGAAGATTGTCACATTTCAGAAGTCGGCTG GTTTTCAAGCTTTAATCCAGTATCAAGTACAACAGAGTGCTGTTTCTGCAAGGAACTCACTTCAG GGACGTAATATATATGACGGCTGCTGTCAGCTTGACATACAGTTCTCTAA CCTAGATGAATTGCAAGTGAACTTAAATAATGAACGTTCAAG GGATTTCACTGACCCAAATCCACCATCAGAACAGAAGGGGAAATCTTCTCAA CAAAGATATGGAGACATGTACCCCTTCCAAGGTTCTGGAGCTCATGCAG GTGGATTTCCTCAG AGAATAAATGGGGACAGACTTTTTAATCTGTGCTCCCTTTACGGGAATATTGTCAGAATTAAGATTCTGCGCAATAAGCCAGATCATGCTCTGGTTCAGATGGGTGATGGGTTCCAGGCGGAGTTGGCTGTTCACTTTTTGAAG GGTGCCATGTTATTTGGAAAGCGTCTGGAAGTCAACTTCTCAAAGCACGCCAATATTACTACAGGACCGGACACACATGACTactcaaattcaaatctcaacCGCTTTAACCGTAATGCTGCTAAAAACTACAGATACTGCTGCTCCCCTACCAAGATGATCCACCTATCCTCCTTGCCCCAGGATGTAACGGAGGCAGAGATTGTGGCACATTTGGAGGAGCATGGTCCCATTATCAATAGTAAGCTTTTTGAAATGAATGGAAAACAGCAGGCTCTTGTTCTTTTTGAAAAGGAGGAGCAGGC
- the LOC107852272 gene encoding polypyrimidine tract-binding protein homolog 3 isoform X1: MLFDWVLIYLCSQVWHSASRISAILGCYLQVSYQEVRIQRAKGLGKKKKKKGSPVVHQTLVPHHRSLSTSSPFPPFLKVIKMPDPSKVIHVRNVGHEISENDLLQLFQPFGVITKLVMLRAKNQALLQMQDVPSAVKALQFYSNVQPSIRGRNVYVQFSSHQELTTMDQNAQGRGDEPNRILLVTIHHMLYPITVDVLQQVFSPHGFVEKIVTFQKSAGFQALIQYQVQQSAVSARNSLQGRNIYDGCCQLDIQFSNLDELQVNLNNERSRDFTDPNPPSEQKGKSSQQRYGDMYPFQGSGAHAGGFPQMGNTEAIAAAFAGGLPPGISGTNDRCTILVSNLNSDRINGDRLFNLCSLYGNIVRIKILRNKPDHALVQMGDGFQAELAVHFLKGAMLFGKRLEVNFSKHANITTGPDTHDYSNSNLNRFNRNAAKNYRYCCSPTKMIHLSSLPQDVTEAEIVAHLEEHGPIINSKLFEMNGKQQALVLFEKEEQATEALVWKNATSLGSSTIRISFSQLQSI; this comes from the exons ATGTTATTTGATtgggttttaatttatttgtgcaGTCAAGTGTGGCACAGTGCCAGTCGCATCTCTGCAATCTTGGGGTGTTATCTGCAAGTTTCTTATCAAGAAGTTCGGATCCAACGTGCAAAAGGgcttggaaaaaaaaaaaaaaaaaaaggttcccCAGTCGTACATCAAACCCTAGTTCCCCATCACCGCTCTCTCTCTACCTCCTCCCCCTTTCCTCCCTTTCTGAAG GTAATAAAAATGCCTGATCCTTCAAAGGTCATTCATGTTCGCAATGTGGGCCATGAAATCTCGGAG AATGACTTGCTTCAACTATTCCAACCATTTGGCGTCATTACCAAACTTGTAATGCTTAGGGCAAAAAATCAG GCCCTCTTGCAAATGCAAGATGTCCCTTCAGCTGTAAAGGCATTGCAATTCTACTCTAATGTTCAACCCAGCATAAG GGGGAGGAATGTTTATGTTCAGTTCTCATCTCACCAAGAACTGACAACTATGGATCAAAATGCACAAGGCCGTGGAGATGAG CCTAATCGAATTCTCTTAGTCACAATACATCACATGCTATACCCTATAACCGTGGATGTGCTGCAGCAAGTGTTTTCTCCACATGGATTTGTAGAGAAGATTGTCACATTTCAGAAGTCGGCTG GTTTTCAAGCTTTAATCCAGTATCAAGTACAACAGAGTGCTGTTTCTGCAAGGAACTCACTTCAG GGACGTAATATATATGACGGCTGCTGTCAGCTTGACATACAGTTCTCTAA CCTAGATGAATTGCAAGTGAACTTAAATAATGAACGTTCAAG GGATTTCACTGACCCAAATCCACCATCAGAACAGAAGGGGAAATCTTCTCAA CAAAGATATGGAGACATGTACCCCTTCCAAGGTTCTGGAGCTCATGCAG GTGGATTTCCTCAG ATGGGAAACACTGAAGCAATTGCAGCTGCGTTTGCTGGTGGTTTGCCACCTGGAATTAGTGGGACAAATGACAGATGTACTATTCTTGTTTCTAATTTAAATTCAGAT AGAATAAATGGGGACAGACTTTTTAATCTGTGCTCCCTTTACGGGAATATTGTCAGAATTAAGATTCTGCGCAATAAGCCAGATCATGCTCTGGTTCAGATGGGTGATGGGTTCCAGGCGGAGTTGGCTGTTCACTTTTTGAAG GGTGCCATGTTATTTGGAAAGCGTCTGGAAGTCAACTTCTCAAAGCACGCCAATATTACTACAGGACCGGACACACATGACTactcaaattcaaatctcaacCGCTTTAACCGTAATGCTGCTAAAAACTACAGATACTGCTGCTCCCCTACCAAGATGATCCACCTATCCTCCTTGCCCCAGGATGTAACGGAGGCAGAGATTGTGGCACATTTGGAGGAGCATGGTCCCATTATCAATAGTAAGCTTTTTGAAATGAATGGAAAACAGCAGGCTCTTGTTCTTTTTGAAAAGGAGGAGCAGGC